A genome region from Hevea brasiliensis isolate MT/VB/25A 57/8 chromosome 7, ASM3005281v1, whole genome shotgun sequence includes the following:
- the LOC110645750 gene encoding putative oxidoreductase TDA3: MAVTIPSPPTVLLSLLFPHQSRNSRTIPRISSIRCYSSPLSSMDEHQKRVVVCGGGIIGVCTAYFLSKKGAAVTLVEKSSVACAASGKAGGFLALDWCDGGPISSLARASFNLHRSLAEELNGYESYGYRTLNTLSLTVTESQAQKQTSTSRDENLPSWINGPARGPRTIGSPETTAQVHPQLFTRTLLSKAMESYGVEVVTGKVEKVGVEGERVDSVVLEGGQVINSDAVVLTLGPWSGKFEMLSSLFRVYGLKAHSIILEPKELGAITPHALFLSYYPAQGGRPMNPEVYPRPTGEVYLCGMSSEVEVPDDPEEIVGDPESIRVLKRVATTVSSHLAEGEARVKAEQACFLPCTDDGIPVIGEIPGVLGCYVATGHSCWGILNGPATGAAMAELVVDGKCSIVDLSKFSPSRFVRLGKR; the protein is encoded by the exons ATGGCAGTGACGATACCATCCCCACCAACAGTTCTCCTTTCTCTATTATTTCCCCATCAAAGTAGAAACTCTAGAACAATACCCAGGATTTCTTCCATCCGATGCTACTCATCTCCACTGTCATCCATGGATGAGCACCAAAAGCGTGTGGTGGTATGTGGTGGCGGCATCATCGGGGTGTGCACAGCTTACTTCTTATCCAAGAAGGGCGCCGCTGTTACGCTTGTGGAGAAATCGTCGGTGGCATGCGCGGCGTCCGGGAAGGCCGGAGGATTCCTCGCTCTAGACTGGTGTGACGGTGGGCCCATCTCTTCTCTTGCCCGAGCCAGCTTTAATCTCCATCGTTCGCTTGCCGAAGAGCTCAACGGCTACGAATCCTATGGCTACCGCACCCTCAATACCCTCAGTCTCACCGTCACTGAGTCGCAAGCCCAAAAGCAGACCTCCACCTCCAGGGATGAAAATCTTCCTTCCTGGATTAATGGGCCAGCCCGAGGTCCAAGAACAATTGGGTCACCCGAAACAACGGCCCAAGTTCACCCACAGTTATTTACTCGTACCCTTCTATCGAAAGCAATGGAGAGCTATGGTGTTGAGGTGGTGACAGGGAAAGTGGAGAAAGTAGGAGTGGAGGGGGAACGAGTTGACTCGGTGGTGCTGGAGGGGGGACAAGTTATAAACTCGGACGCTGTGGTTTTGACTCTTGGGCCATGGTCTGGTAAATTTGAGATGCTGAGTTCGTTATTTAGAGTTTATGGTCTGAAGGCCCACAGTATAATTTTGGAGCCTAAAGAGCTTGGAGCTATAACGCCCCATGCACTGTTTCTGAGCTATTATCCAGCTCAGGGAGGAAGGCCCATGAACCCTGAAGTCTACCCTCGTCCTACAG GGGAGGTGTACTTGTGTGGAATGTCATCGGAGGTGGAAGTTCCAGACGATCCAGAGGAGATAGTGGGTGACCCAGAGTCGATACGAGTCCTGAAGAGGGTGGCCACGACTGTTTCTAGCCATTTAGCAGAAGGGGAGGCACGAGTCAAGGCAGAGCAAGCATGCTTCTTGCCCTGCACCGATGATGGTATTCCTGTAATAGGGGAGATTCCTGGCGTACTGGGCTGTTATGTGGCCACTGGACATAGCTGTTGGGGTATTTTAAATGGTCCTGCTACTGGGGCAGCAATGGCTGAGCTTGTGGTAGATGGAAAATGTAGTATTGTTGATCTTTCTAAGTTTAGCCCTTCCAGATTTGTGAGGCTTGGAAAGAGGTAG